From one Nitrospirota bacterium genomic stretch:
- a CDS encoding YajD family HNH nuclease codes for MSTTKSQPEDNGPEQLVAEARRHRAEREKEYREQALKMYPHICARCGREFAGKKLRELTVHHKDHNHENNPADGSNWELLCLYCHENEHQEYLDEESYGKPKAEGGTKPSVTFKPFASLQDLLKDKKK; via the coding sequence ATGTCCACAACCAAATCTCAACCAGAGGATAACGGACCGGAACAGCTCGTTGCCGAAGCGCGCCGGCATCGGGCGGAACGGGAGAAGGAATACCGCGAGCAGGCGCTCAAGATGTATCCGCATATCTGCGCCCGCTGCGGGCGCGAGTTCGCGGGGAAGAAGCTTCGTGAACTGACCGTGCATCACAAGGACCACAACCACGAAAACAACCCTGCTGACGGCAGCAACTGGGAATTGCTCTGTCTCTACTGCCACGAAAACGAGCATCAGGAGTATCTGGATGAGGAGTCTTACGGCAAACCAAAAGCCGAAGGGGGCACGAAACCTTCAGTTACTTTCAAGCCCTTCGCCTCTCTTCAGGACTTGCTCAAGGACAAGAAAAAGTAA
- the mscL gene encoding large-conductance mechanosensitive channel protein MscL, translated as MLKEFKEFAMRGNVVDMAVGIIIGGAFGKIVSSLVNDVIMPPVGALMGHVDFANLTVTLREKSAESAAVTLRYGLFINTILDFIIVAFAIFIVIKQMNRLKKKEAAPAEPTTKQCPKCISTIPIKATRCPQCTSEI; from the coding sequence ATGCTCAAGGAATTCAAAGAATTTGCCATGCGCGGCAACGTGGTAGATATGGCCGTCGGTATCATCATCGGCGGAGCCTTTGGCAAGATCGTCAGTTCCCTGGTCAACGACGTCATCATGCCTCCCGTCGGCGCGCTGATGGGACATGTCGATTTTGCCAATTTGACCGTCACGCTCAGGGAGAAATCCGCCGAGTCCGCTGCGGTGACGCTCAGGTACGGCCTTTTCATCAACACGATCCTGGATTTCATCATCGTGGCCTTCGCGATCTTCATTGTCATCAAGCAGATGAACCGCCTGAAAAAGAAAGAGGCCGCGCCGGCAGAGCCAACGACAAAGCAGTGCCCGAAATGCATTTCCACGATACCGATCAAGGCGACGCGCTGCCCGCAGTGTACGTCGGAGATTTAA
- the sixA gene encoding phosphohistidine phosphatase SixA, which yields MYLYLVQHGEARKEEEDPERRLTDKGVSDVCKVAAYAGKMNLNAAEIFHSPKARAQQTALILAEQLEPKRGRSLSENLLPMDDPALWAERLGGMNENIMLVGHLPYLARLAGLLLCGDKEKTPVDFKMGGIVCLRRFDDGRWAIEWMIVPEMVGQ from the coding sequence GTGTATCTCTATCTTGTTCAGCACGGTGAAGCCAGGAAAGAAGAGGAGGATCCCGAAAGGAGGCTGACCGACAAGGGTGTCTCGGATGTCTGCAAGGTCGCGGCCTATGCCGGAAAGATGAACCTGAACGCGGCTGAAATATTCCACAGCCCTAAAGCTAGGGCCCAACAGACCGCGCTGATCCTGGCAGAGCAGCTTGAGCCAAAAAGGGGGAGGTCCTTGAGTGAAAATTTGCTGCCCATGGATGATCCCGCTCTCTGGGCAGAGCGGCTGGGAGGGATGAACGAGAACATCATGCTGGTCGGGCATCTGCCATACCTGGCGAGGCTCGCGGGCCTGCTGCTCTGCGGGGACAAAGAAAAAACGCCCGTGGATTTCAAGATGGGCGGTATCGTGTGCCTGCGGCGGTTCGATGACGGCCGCTGGGCCATCGAGTGGATGATCGTGCCGGAGATGGTCGGGCAGTAA